A stretch of the Halomonas sp. BDJS001 genome encodes the following:
- a CDS encoding DUF3732 domain-containing protein, giving the protein MKISSIHIYSHDGQRRDICFRVEGLNVITGRSSTGKSALSEIIEYCMGRSSFNVPEGVIRDKVAWFAVIYQFEKEQVLVAKPSPPSAGASCSMAMLRRGTQLQTPEFKDLAANADDDSVVELLSRLLGIPENCTDVALEHSRDSYAANVKHTLYYLFQKQGLIANKDQLFYRQNEQYQPQAIRDTLPILLGVSSHDRYELESRLRTALRDLRINSKQLEQARNAIDTSHEQAIGLYSEARSVGVIGSGGSTNGSGIIEALRSALSWKPEMVPDDDGSRISLLEEELSQFRQDRRDTQARIDAARQFAKRAGGYENEAFEQLDRLASIKALPKNPDNGEWQWPFSERNLAMESSIAAALLGELESLDRELRIATGQRPKLESYLAELTSKVDEIVGAIKQKEAELSAAISANEVLSQMGTRNNAAARVVGRISLFLETLLPNDELARLKAQNRRLNNKVKQLEDQIGADDSNERLASILNNISVNLSRYIHKFNAEFSPYPARLNLPQLTIIFDRPERPVPMARTGGGENHLAYHLSALLALHLFAAKNNRPIPRFLLIDQPTQVYFPSEQVYNDADGSIQKTEADADLDAVRRLFELLLKFTQEEVPGFQLIITEHANLRDHWFQESLVEEPWTKPPALVPEEWQSI; this is encoded by the coding sequence ATGAAGATTAGCTCTATCCATATCTACAGCCACGACGGTCAACGCCGAGATATCTGCTTTAGGGTCGAAGGGCTCAACGTCATCACCGGACGCTCCTCTACCGGCAAGTCTGCACTCTCCGAGATCATAGAGTATTGCATGGGTCGTTCCTCATTCAATGTTCCCGAAGGCGTTATTCGCGACAAGGTGGCGTGGTTCGCTGTGATCTATCAGTTCGAGAAAGAACAGGTTCTGGTGGCTAAGCCGAGCCCACCTAGCGCAGGAGCCAGTTGCAGCATGGCGATGCTCCGACGTGGTACTCAGTTGCAGACGCCTGAGTTCAAGGATTTGGCGGCCAACGCTGATGACGATAGCGTTGTGGAGTTGCTGTCGCGCCTGCTCGGTATTCCCGAGAATTGCACTGATGTCGCGCTTGAACACAGCCGCGACAGTTACGCCGCGAACGTCAAGCACACGCTCTACTATCTGTTCCAGAAGCAAGGGCTGATAGCCAACAAAGATCAGCTTTTCTATCGCCAGAACGAGCAGTACCAGCCTCAGGCCATCCGTGACACGCTGCCGATCCTTCTCGGCGTCTCTTCCCACGACCGCTATGAACTGGAATCTCGGCTGCGCACAGCCCTGCGGGATTTAAGGATTAACAGCAAGCAGTTGGAACAGGCGCGCAACGCTATCGACACATCGCACGAGCAGGCCATCGGCCTCTATTCTGAAGCCAGAAGCGTCGGCGTCATTGGCAGTGGGGGGAGCACGAACGGAAGCGGGATCATCGAGGCGCTGAGGTCTGCGCTGTCGTGGAAACCCGAAATGGTACCCGACGATGACGGCAGCCGGATTTCGCTTTTGGAAGAAGAGCTAAGCCAGTTTCGCCAGGATCGGCGCGACACCCAAGCGAGGATCGATGCGGCACGACAGTTTGCCAAGCGGGCGGGTGGCTACGAGAATGAGGCATTCGAACAATTGGATCGACTGGCGTCGATCAAGGCTTTGCCGAAAAATCCGGACAACGGCGAATGGCAATGGCCGTTTAGCGAACGAAACCTAGCGATGGAGTCTTCAATCGCAGCGGCCTTGCTCGGCGAGTTGGAGTCGCTTGACCGCGAATTGCGTATCGCGACTGGCCAGCGACCAAAGCTCGAATCCTACCTCGCTGAACTGACGAGCAAAGTGGACGAGATAGTGGGCGCCATTAAGCAGAAGGAAGCAGAGCTCTCTGCGGCGATCTCGGCTAACGAGGTCTTATCTCAAATGGGCACCCGCAACAATGCGGCAGCGCGCGTGGTTGGTCGCATCAGCCTGTTTCTGGAGACGCTTCTGCCGAACGACGAGCTCGCTCGGTTGAAAGCGCAGAATCGTCGTCTTAATAACAAGGTTAAGCAGCTTGAAGACCAGATTGGCGCCGATGACAGCAACGAGCGCTTAGCCTCGATCCTCAACAATATCTCAGTAAACCTGTCACGTTATATTCATAAGTTCAATGCCGAGTTCAGTCCTTACCCAGCGCGGTTAAATCTGCCACAGTTGACTATAATTTTTGATCGCCCCGAACGCCCGGTTCCGATGGCGCGGACTGGAGGCGGCGAAAATCATCTGGCCTACCACCTATCGGCACTGCTTGCGCTGCATCTTTTCGCTGCAAAGAATAACCGGCCAATCCCTCGCTTCCTGCTGATCGATCAGCCGACCCAGGTATATTTTCCGTCTGAGCAGGTCTATAACGACGCCGATGGATCAATACAGAAGACAGAGGCCGACGCTGACCTAGATGCAGTGCGCCGACTGTTTGAGTTATTGCTAAAGTTCACTCAGGAGGAGGTTCCCGGTTTCCAACTGATCATCACCGAGCACGCGAACCTTCGTGACCACTGGTTTCAAGAATCGTTGGTCGAAGAGCCTTGGACAAAGCCGCCAGCCCTGGTTCCTGAAGAGTGGC